Proteins encoded by one window of Hyphomicrobium nitrativorans NL23:
- a CDS encoding Do family serine endopeptidase, translated as MRFNLKKIAVLGGATLAGMLAVATGERHASAQFLDQLLGGGSAEPKVERQVPTSREVVQYSFSPIVRRAAPAVVNVYVQRRVQTFSSPFANDPFFRQFFGDAFGQPSERIQSSLGSGVIVSPDGIVVTNTHVIRGRGEAEIRVALADKREFDARVISQDDKTDITVLKIDAGAQTFPTLDFEDSDSLEVGDMVLAIGNPFGVGQTVTSGIVSALARTEVGRHEGQIFIQTDAAINPGNSGGALVDMSGKLVGINTMIFSQSGGSQGIGFAIPSNLVKLYVEGAVEGRPIERPWLGARLETVTRDMADALGLSRVAGAVVARVSDRGPAAEAGLEAGDVIVHVDGFEVADARAVQYRLTTRGVGSTVRLDVIRKGQPQTVELPLIAAPEPGRDDVRNLVGRHPLDGARVSNILPGVADELGIDEAAGVVVVSVRRGSTAARLGFQPGDVIVEIGEAPVANVGDLEALLAGRQRLWSVAVRRADKVFNLQVPG; from the coding sequence ATGCGATTCAATCTGAAGAAGATTGCCGTCCTCGGGGGGGCGACCCTCGCCGGAATGCTCGCTGTCGCCACGGGCGAGAGACACGCGAGTGCCCAGTTCCTCGATCAGCTTCTCGGCGGCGGCAGCGCAGAGCCGAAGGTGGAACGCCAAGTCCCGACCTCCCGCGAGGTTGTGCAGTATTCGTTCTCGCCCATCGTGCGGCGCGCGGCGCCGGCCGTGGTGAACGTTTACGTCCAGCGGCGCGTGCAGACGTTTTCCTCGCCGTTCGCGAACGATCCCTTTTTCCGCCAGTTCTTCGGCGATGCGTTCGGCCAGCCGTCCGAGCGCATCCAGAGCTCGCTCGGCTCCGGCGTCATCGTGAGCCCCGACGGCATCGTCGTCACCAACACGCACGTCATCCGCGGACGCGGCGAAGCGGAGATCCGCGTGGCGCTGGCCGACAAGCGCGAGTTCGACGCGCGCGTGATCAGCCAGGACGACAAGACCGACATCACCGTTCTGAAGATCGACGCGGGCGCCCAGACGTTCCCCACGCTCGACTTCGAGGATTCGGACAGCCTGGAAGTGGGCGACATGGTGCTCGCCATCGGCAATCCGTTCGGCGTCGGACAGACGGTGACGAGCGGCATCGTGTCCGCGCTCGCGCGCACGGAGGTGGGGCGCCACGAAGGGCAAATCTTCATCCAGACGGACGCCGCCATCAATCCCGGCAACTCGGGCGGCGCGCTTGTCGACATGTCGGGCAAGCTCGTCGGTATCAACACCATGATCTTCTCTCAGTCCGGCGGCTCGCAAGGCATCGGCTTCGCAATCCCCTCGAACCTCGTGAAGCTCTACGTGGAAGGCGCGGTCGAGGGCCGTCCGATCGAGCGTCCCTGGCTTGGAGCGCGCCTCGAAACCGTCACGCGCGATATGGCCGACGCACTGGGCCTGTCGCGCGTTGCCGGCGCCGTCGTTGCGCGTGTATCGGATCGGGGTCCCGCGGCCGAGGCCGGGCTCGAAGCCGGCGACGTCATTGTGCACGTCGATGGCTTCGAAGTCGCCGATGCCCGCGCGGTTCAGTATCGCCTGACGACGCGCGGCGTGGGCAGCACCGTACGCCTCGACGTCATCCGCAAGGGTCAGCCGCAGACGGTGGAGCTTCCGCTTATCGCAGCGCCGGAACCGGGGCGGGACGATGTGCGCAACCTCGTGGGCCGCCACCCACTCGACGGCGCGCGCGTTTCGAACATTCTCCCCGGTGTTGCGGACGAACTGGGAATTGACGAGGCGGCAGGCGTGGTCGTCGTGTCCGTCCGGCGAGGCTCCACGGCCGCGCGCCTCGGGTTTCAGCCGGGCGACGTCATCGTCGAAATCGGCGAGGCTCCGGTCGCGAACGTTGGCGATCTCGAAGCTCTCCTCGCAGGCCGTCAGCGGTTATGGTCGGTGGCGGTGCGTCGCGCCGATAAGGTCTTCAACCTTCAGGTGCCGGGATAG
- a CDS encoding septal ring lytic transglycosylase RlpA family protein — MSAAVAATAMGGCASSQSSVSSSLTSGSGAASQPSRSASKALFPESEWGVSASRRVVGPGERIPKGGGHYKVGQAYQVGGRWYHPREQPDYDRVGIASWYGPKFHGRKTANGEIFDMYALTAAHPTLPMPSYAYVTNPANGRTVMVRINDRGPYVGERMIDLSRETARVLALKSGGTGRVRVQYAGPAPLDGDDSRERQFLASRAWNTGNGREVAAVEQAVSAHEWANYEARAPRRPVEGTRSARHMVHNRRPAQNASMDGAWSPYAHRERIASR, encoded by the coding sequence GTGTCGGCGGCTGTCGCGGCGACCGCCATGGGCGGTTGCGCAAGCAGCCAAAGCTCTGTCTCCAGCAGCCTGACGTCGGGTTCCGGCGCAGCCAGCCAGCCGAGCCGGTCCGCGAGCAAGGCGTTGTTTCCGGAATCGGAATGGGGCGTCTCCGCCAGCCGCCGCGTCGTCGGGCCGGGCGAGCGCATCCCCAAGGGCGGCGGCCACTACAAGGTGGGGCAGGCCTATCAGGTCGGCGGCCGCTGGTACCATCCGCGCGAGCAGCCCGATTACGATCGCGTCGGCATCGCCTCGTGGTATGGGCCGAAGTTCCATGGTCGTAAAACCGCGAACGGCGAGATCTTCGACATGTACGCGCTGACGGCGGCCCACCCCACGCTGCCGATGCCGAGTTACGCTTATGTGACGAACCCGGCCAACGGACGCACGGTGATGGTTCGCATCAACGACCGCGGCCCCTACGTAGGGGAGCGGATGATCGATCTCTCGCGTGAGACGGCGCGCGTTCTCGCTCTCAAGTCGGGCGGGACGGGGCGGGTGCGGGTTCAATATGCGGGTCCGGCCCCCCTCGATGGAGACGACAGCCGAGAGCGCCAGTTCCTGGCGAGCCGCGCGTGGAACACCGGAAACGGCCGGGAGGTGGCCGCGGTGGAACAGGCGGTTTCGGCCCATGAATGGGCGAACTACGAGGCGCGCGCACCGCGCCGTCCCGTGGAAGGAACGCGCTCGGCCCGGCACATGGTCCACAACCGTCGCCCGGCCCAGAACGCGTCGATGGACGGCGCCTGGTCGCCTTATGCCCATCGGGAGCGGATCGCGTCACGCTGA